In a single window of the Lodderomyces elongisporus chromosome 4, complete sequence genome:
- the RPS19A gene encoding Protein component of the small (40S) ribosomal subunit: MPGVSVRDVPAQDFINAYAKFLQRQGKLEVPGYVDLVKTSAGNELPPQEAETWFYKRAASIARHIYLRKQVGVGALNKLYGGAKNRGFRPHKHVDSSGSINRKCVQSLQKIGVLEISSKGGRKISENGQRDLDRIAAQTLEGDE; this comes from the exons ATGCCAGGTGTATCAGTTAG AGACGTTCCAGCTCAAGATTTTATCAACGCTTACGCTAAGTTCTTGCAAAGACAAGGTAAATTGGAAGTTCCAGGTTATGTTGACCTTGTGAAGACCTCAGCTGGTAACGAATTGCCACCACAAGAAGCTGAGACCTGGTTCTACAAGAGAGCTGCTTCAATTGCCAGACACATTTACTTGAGAAAGCaagttggtgttggtgcttTGAACAAATTGTACGGTGGTGCTAAGAACAGAGGTTTCAGACCTCACAAGCACGTTGACTCTTCAGGATCAATCAACAGAAAATGTGTCCAAAGCTTGCAAAAAATTGGTGTTTTGGAGATTTCATCTAAAGGTGGTAGAAAGATTTCAGAAAACGGTCAAAGAGATTTGGACCGTATCGCTGCTCAAACCTTGGAAGGTGACGAGTAA
- the RPL18A gene encoding 60S ribosomal protein L18A, which translates to MGRDHTTKQHVRSGHRQAPKSDNVYLKLLVKLYSFLARRTDAPFNKVILKSLFLSKINRPPVSVSRISRALKQKGSSEKTIVVVGTVTDDNRLLEFPKTTVAALRFTAGAKARIIKNGGEAITLDQLALRAPKGQNTLIVRGPRNAREAVRHFGFGPHKGKAPRILSKGRKFERARGRRRSRGFKV; encoded by the exons ATGGGTAGAGATCACACCACCAAGCAACACGTCAGATCAGGTCACAGACAAGCTCCAAAGTCAGACAATGTCTacttgaaattgttggtcAAATTGTACTCCTTCTTGGCTC GTCGTACTGATGCTCCATTCAACAAGGTCATTttgaaatcattgtttttgtCAAAGATCAACAGACCACCAGTTTCAGTTTCAAGAATCTCTCGTGCTTTGAAGCAAAAAGGTTCTTCTGAGAAGACcatcgttgttgttggtacCGTTACCGACGACAACAGATTGTTGGAATTCCCAAAGACCACTGTTGCTGCTTTGAGATTCACTGCTGGTGCCAAAGCTAGAATCATCAAGAATGGTGGTGAAGCTATCACTTTGGACCAATTGGCTTTGAGAGCTCCAAAGGGTCAAAACACTTTGATTGTTAGAGGTCCAAGAAACGCTAGAGAAGCTGTTAGACACTTTGGTTTCGGTCCACACAAGGGTAAGGCTCCAAGAATCTTGTCTAAGGGTAGAAAGTTCGAGAGAGCTAGAGGTAGAAGAAGATCAAGGGGTTTCAAGGTATAA
- a CDS encoding uncharacterized protein (BUSCO:EOG09264W1U), which produces MAQLTPIKGFTNCSVTKSICIITTVIPLVLSILSIKYVVRMSLDPYIYQYHQYWRIITYQLSVVNESDYLLGVLLWFEFKVIERFYGSRRYLSLIVAFAVYNAIACTSVMAIGQLLINYFTFLLKIFFKGFTHDKFNFKPTILNEAVPGPIGLISSFYVTYLQNIPTSYYFKILLRKPKRVNLENEPTNQSESSRGINPDGIKAFTVSNQFVVHILYIILILNNGIKSLIPGLVGLLVGKLYVYDLLPFTNYLIPKTFFQVFINPSKKVFQTINAMIQRVARSGYTPLPTTTNQENLMQEPRLSSEEPEDNDDILDETRRQESQIRAETPVRPLGSQFLDTFRR; this is translated from the coding sequence ATGGCCCAGTTAACCCCTATTAAAGGATTCACAAACTGCTCTGTTACCAAGTCAATATGTATTATAACAACAGTGATACCACTTGTGCTATCCATATTATCAATTAAATATGTTGTTCGTATGTCTTTGGATCCATATATCTACCAATACCATCAATATTGGAGAATAATCACATATCAATTATCAGTGGTGAACGAATCAGATTATCTTTTAGGCGTTCTTCTTTGGTTTGAATTCAAGGTTATTGAAAGATTTTATGGTTCAAGGCGCTATCTATCCTTAATTGTCGCCTTTGCTGTCTACAATGCTATTGCGTGCACTTCTGTCATGGCTATTGGCCAATTACTAATAAATTACTTTACCTTTCTcctcaaaatttttttcaaaggaTTCACGCATGACAAGTTTAATTTCAAGCCCACGATTTTGAATGAGGCTGTGCCAGGGCCCATTGGtcttatttcttctttctatGTGACCTATTTGCAGAATATCCCCACATCATATTATTTCAAGATTTTGCTTaggaaaccaaaaagagttaatttggaaaatgagCCAACCAATCAAAGCGAATCTTCTCGTGGCATTAACCCAGACGGCATAAAAGCTTTCACGGTAAGCAACCAATTTGTGGTACACATACTATACATTATATTAATTTTAAACAATGGGATCAAGTCATTGATTCCAGGCTTGGTCGGTCTACTCGTTGGTAAATTATACGTCTATGATCTTCTCCCATTCACAAACTATTTAATTCCTAAAACATTTTTCCAAGTTTTCATCAATCCTAGCAAAAAAGTCTTCCAAACTATAAATGCAATGATTCAAAGGGTCGCTCGATCTGGTTATACACCCTTACCGACTACAACAAACCAAGAAAATCTTATGCAAGAGCCACGTCTCAGCAGCGAAGAACCCGAGGATAATGACGATATTTTAGATGAAACCAGAAGACAAGAAAGCCAAATTCGAGCGGAAACACCTGTTCGACCTTTGGGTAGTCAATTTTTGGATACATTTAGGAGATAG
- a CDS encoding uncharacterized protein (BUSCO:EOG09264UVA) produces MAEILKPKKTNPRGIPEAPFIEKVDDIVKDPENDFQPLMSQFQQRLQQYKYMELSKQQQLADLNIKIPDIEKNLEVIAQLKESAKDDAKDSDNDEDEEDGESGKNSELTINYELNDTLYSKATVDLKKLDSVCLWLGAEVMLEYKLDDAISLLKDRLEKSNGQRDIVEEDLEFLRENITTMEVNTARLYNWDVERRKKEKEAASAH; encoded by the exons ATGGCTGAAATATTAAA ACCCAAAAAGACTAACCCTCGTGGTATTCCGGAAGCTCCTTTCATCGAGAAAGTCGACGATATAGTTAAGGACCCAGAAAACGATTTCCAACCATTAATGTCTCAGTTTCAACAAAGGCTTCAGCAATACAAGTACATGGAACTTTcaaagcagcagcaattgGCGGATTTGAATATCAAAATTCcagatattgaaaaaaatttggaagTAATTGCCCAACTAAAAGAATCTGCTAAAGACGATGCAAAAGATTCTGATAACgatgaagacgaagaagacgGAGAAAGTGGCAAAAATAGTGAATTAACCATCAACTACGAATTAAACGATACATTGTATAGCAAGGCCACGgttgatttgaaaaaattggattCCGTATGTTTATGGCTTGGGGCCGAGGTGATGCTCGAATATAAGCTTGATGACGCTATACTGCTTTTGAAAGATAGACTAGAAAAGAGTAATGGTCAAAGAGACATAGTGGAGGAGGATTTGGAGTTTTTGAGAGAAAACATTACAACCATGGAAGTCAATACTGCTCGATTATACAACTGGGATGTTgagaggaggaagaaggagaaagaagcAGCCTCAGCTCACTAA
- the THI4 gene encoding thiamine metabolism- protein: MTPPTILQTQAPEMESFVFEHKALPQISLKSTSSKDGGVSFADWENFKFAPIRESTVSRAMTKRYFNDLDKYTESDIVIIGAGSAGLSAAYVLGKNRPDLKIAIIEASVSPGGGCWLGGQLFSAMVLRKPADQFLTSLGIEFEDEGDYVVVKHAALFMSTLLSKVLEFPNIKLFNATAVEDLITRRDETSGELRIAGVVTNWTLVALNHDTQSCMDPNTINCNVVLSTTGHDGPFGAFSAKRLEEIGKPPRGASYDSSKGKNESSSTSSFELGGMRGLDMNKAEDAIVKGTREIVPGLVIAGMELAEVDGSNRMGPTFGAMALSGVKAAESVLNALETRKKQNESCYGGIPLQ; this comes from the coding sequence ATGACACCACCAACTATTTTGCAAACCCAAGCTCCTGAGATGGAATCATTTGTCTTTGAGCATAAAGCTTTGCCTCAAATTAGTTTAAAGTCCACATCATCAAAAGATGGCggtgtttcttttgctgATTGGGAAAACTTCAAGTTTGCTCCAATTAGAGAGTCAACAGTTTCTCGTGCAATGACCAAAAGATACTTTAATGACTTGGACAAGTATACCGAGTCAGATATAGTTATTATTGGTGCAGGCTCAGCAGGTTTATCAGCTGCATATGTTTTGGGAAAAAATAGACCTGACCTCAAAATAGCAATCATTGAAGCATCAGTATCGCCAGGTGGCGGGTGCTGGCTTGGTGGACAATTGTTTTCAGCAATGGTTTTGCGTAAGCCTGCTGATCAATTCTTGACTAGTTTGGGAATTGAGTTTGAGGATGAAGGCGATTATGTTGTTGTAAAGCATGCAGCTTTGTTCATGTCGACCTTGTTATCAAAAGTTCTCGAGTTCCCAAACATCAAGTTGTTCAACGCTACTGCTGTTGAGGATTTGATCACTAGACGCGATGAGACGAGCGGCGAATTGAGAATTGCTGGTGTTGTCACCAATTGGACATTGGTTGCATTGAATCATGATACTCAATCCTGCATGGATCCCAACACCATTAATTGTAATGTTGTATTGTCAACTACTGGCCACGATGGTCCATTTGGTGCTTTTTCTGCTAAGCGTTTggaagaaattggaaagcCACCTCGTGGTGCTTCATACGACAGCTCAAAGGGCAAGAATGAATCATCTTCCACTTCGTCTTTTGAACTAGGCGGAATGAGAGGCCTCGACATGAATAAAGCCGAAGATGCCATTGTCAAAGGTACCAGAGAAATTGTGCCTGGTTTGGTCATTGCTGGTATGGAACTAGCAGAGGTTGATGGTTCAAACAGAATGGGTCCTACTTTTGGTGCCATGGCTCTCTCAGGTGTCAAGGCAGCAGAGTCTGTGTTGAATGCACTCGAAACtagaaagaagcaaaacGAAAGCTGTTATGGTGGTATCCCTTTGCAATAA
- a CDS encoding uncharacterized protein (BUSCO:EOG09262GNE): MKKYLILFVQSYPNFRIAELEALADLEGVSVDLSKHNDKIPFLEVELENDDCAKRLVSRAILTRGIYELWGQGSTYEELHNMIKSNKDLNFRQFDDVSFKFTFESFKGRQSSKEQLKIIESFSYLDFNGKIDLKSPQETFTILEEYEVYGMERATAPKYLWFGRQVQLSEKMRTNIVEKYDLKKRGYIGTTSFDAELSLVTCNMAHVQQKNIVYDPFAGTGSFMVAAAAFGGLTFGSDIDARMISGKDGKTIASNFKDYGTTPNFMDVLTMDFTHNAFRSDFKIDTIICDPPYGVREGLRVLGAKNEEKAAGRESNIYNGSLAYLRRDFVPPKRPYELSSLLDDLLQFSSERLVENGRLAFWMPTANDDFEATLIPQHEKLELQYNIEQSFNKWSRRLLVYVKRGDSYVGVTSNGLRESNIRSFRDRYFSKFSENSR; the protein is encoded by the coding sequence ATGAAGAAGTATCTCATTTTATTTGTACAATCATACCCCAATTTCCGGATTGCAGAATTGGAGGCCTTGGCGGATTTAGAAGGTGTTTCAGTGGATTTATCAAAACACAATGATAAAATACCATTTCTCGAAGTTGAACTAGAAAACGATGACTGTGCCAAACGGTTAGTATCACGAGCAATACTCACCAGAGGCATCTATGAATTATGGGGCCAGGGTTCAACTTACGAGGAGTTGCATAACATGATTAAAAGCAATAAAGATTTAAATTTTCGTCAATTTGATGATGTGAGTTTCAAATTCACGTTTGAAAGCTTCAAAGGTCGCCAGAGCCTGAaagaacaattgaaaataattgAGTCCTTTTCTTATCTTGATTTTAATGGTAAAATTGATCTTAAATCGCCTCAAGAAACATTTACAATTTTGGAGGAGTATGAGGTTTACGGTATGGAGAGGGCCACTGCTCCTAAATACCTTTGGTTTGGTAGGCAGGTGCAATTGAGTGAAAAGATGAGAACTAACATTGTTGAGAAATATGATTTAAAGAAGCGTGGCTATATAGGCACAACGTCATTTGATGCTGAGTTATCGTTGGTTACTTGTAATATGGCTCATgtccaacaaaaaaacattgtCTATGACCCATTTGCCGGGACGGGATCATTTATGGTGGCAGCTGCCGCTTTTGGAGGCCTCACTTTTGGTTCTGATATTGATGCAAGAATGATTAGTGGCAAAGATGGTAAGACGATTGCCTCAAACTTTAAAGACTATGGAACAACCCCAAACTTCATGGATGTATTAACTATGGATTTCACCCATAATGCATTTAGATCTGATTTTAAAATAGACACAATTATTTGTGATCCACCATACGGAGTTCGTGAAGGGTTGAGGGTGCTTGGAGCAAAGAATGAGGAAAAAGCTGCAGGGAGAGAAAGCAATATCTACAACGGCAGTCTTGCCTACTTGAGACGGGACTTTGTCCCACCAAAAAGACCATACGAGTTGTCGAGTTTGCTCGACGATTTGTTACAATTTTCTAGCGAGAGATTAGTTGAAAACGGACGACTAGCATTCTGGATGCCCACGGCTAATGATGACTTTGAAGCCACTTTAATTCCACAGCATGAAAAACTCGAGTTGCAATACAATATCGAGCAAAGTTTCAATAAGTGGTCAAGGAGACTTCTAGTCTATGTGAAAAGGGGAGACCTGTATGTTGGAGTCACCAGCAACGGTCTTCGTGAGTCAAATATACGCAGTTTCCGGGACCGATACTTTAGCAAATTTAGCGAAAATAGCAGATAA
- the DBP10 gene encoding ATP-dependent RNA helicase dbp10, with protein MSDIEDSDVENYDIAGKLALRSDDESGSDDEQNTSGEEGEEVELQDEIVSSDDDDDDGDKGKDTGKMPPTKKAKLDRKPGSDFDFASLDFEAEDNEEEDKTLSSILALSNPTAKKAKAGSFASFGFSKFLLANIAKKGYKQPTPIQRRSIPLIIDNRDVVGMARTGSGKTAAFVLPLIEKLKSRSPSGVRAVILSPSRELALQTYKQVKEFSHGTNLQSIVLIGGDSLEEDFGKMMTKPDIIVCTPGRFLHLKVEMQYDLMSVQYIVFDEADRLFEMGFAEQLNELLLALPSNRQSLLFSATLPRSLVEFAKAGLTNPVLVRLDADSKLSENLQMAYFTTKRNEREANLLYILQEVIKMPLGTPEEVKKLAAMDKRSIESDEENEEAKEQNNGKKRKYKFKKERMPSAKELPSEKSTIIFVPTKHHVEYVTSLLKDAGYLVSYIYGTLDQHARKNQLYLFRIGLTKILVVTDVAARGIDIPVLANVINFTLPGSSKIFIHRVGRTARAGNKGWAYSIVNSSELPYLLDLEIFLGKKLLLTSMHEAKCELLKKKQGGSFIPPRINYTERLVVGAIPRLDLETFQELYENLLRNNYEIKVLKDVAAKGEKLYHRTRQPASQESLKRSKEILETNSWDDQHLLFGENLEKMKDDFLAKLQNRNVKETVFELKKKGVKENDSLAEFMHRRRRQLAPIQRKAQERKELLQKERLAGLSHGIEEEVLKIDGEASGYNQNVDEAELQETFELGDEAHNKKKTFKDPQFFMSHYAPASVIQDQQLSIASSFANDAQAATFDLDNDDKLQKNKQQVMKWDKKKGKYINSMSTDKKYIISENGTKIPATFRSGKFDEWRKQRNLKPTSSLTNNETPENNKRFKHKKQSVPKLPDKYRDDYHKQKQKVEKALDSGMRVKGYNKPGMQQELKSTEQIRKARAIKEQRRAKNARPSRRK; from the coding sequence ATGTCAGATATAGAAGATTCCGACGTTGAAAACTATGATATTGCGGGCAAATTAGCTTTACGCTCCGACGATGAGCTGGGCAGCGATGACGAGCAAAACACATCgggagaagaaggagaggaGGTTGAACTTCAAGATGAAATAGTCTCCtcagatgatgatgatgatgatggtgataaaGGGAAAGATACTGGGAAAATGCCTCCAACCAAGAAGGCCAAGCTTGACCGCAAGCCGGGATCCGATTTTGACTTTGCAAGTCTTGATTTCGAAGCAGAGGATAACGAAGAGGAGGATAAAACACTAAGTAGTATTCTTGCATTGAGTAATCCAACCGcgaagaaagcaaaagcgGGATCGTTTGCCTCTTTTGgattttcaaagtttttaCTAGCAAATATTGCCAAAAAGGGATATAAGCAACCTACACCGATTCAAAGAAGATCGATTCCATTGATCATAGATAATAGAGATGTTGTGGGTATGGCTCGTACTGGTTCGGGTAAGACTGCTGCATTTGTCCTCCCcttgattgaaaaattaaaactgCGAAGCCCTAGTGGAGTCAGAGCAGTTATTTTATCACCTTCTCGTGAGTTGGCCTTACAAACTTATAAACAGGTGAAGGAGTTTAGCCATGGTACGAATTTGCAATCAATTGTGTTGATTGGTGGTGATTCTTTAGAAGAggattttggaaaaatgaTGACCAAGCCTGATATTATTGTTTGTACTCCTGGTAGATTTCTTCATTTGAAAGTTGAGATGCAATATGATTTGATGAGTGTACAGTACATTGTTTTTGATGAAGCAGATAGGTTATTTGAAATGGGTTTTGCTGAGCAGTTGAATGAATTATTGTTGGCTTTGCCTTCCAACAGACAATCCTTGCTATTCTCAGCTACCTTGCCTAGATCTTTGGTCGAGTTTGCCAAGGCAGGTTTAACCAATCCCGTTTTGGTTAGATTAGATGCCGATTCGAAATTGTCAGAGAATTTGCAAATGGCCTACTTTACAACCAAGAGGAATGAGAGAGAGGCGAATTTGCTATATATTTTACAAGAAGTTATCAAGATGCCCTTGGGCACACCCGAAGAAGTGAAAAAGTTGGCCGCCATGGACAAGAGGTCTATCGAATCCGATGAAGAGAATGAAGAAgctaaagaacaaaacaatgggaaaaaacgaaagtataaattcaaaaaagagagaatgcCTTCTGCCAAAGAGTTGCCGTCGGAGAAGTCAACTATTATCTTTGTACCCACGAAGCATCACGTAGAATATGTCACGAGTTTGCTTAAGGATGCGGGCTATCTTGTTTCGTACATTTATGGTACTTTAGATCAACATGCTAGAAAAAATCAACTTTACCTTTTCAGAATTGGTCTTACGAAAATATTGGTAGTTACTGATGTTGCGGCTAGAGGTATAGATATTCCAGTCTTGGCAAACGTCATCAATTTTACCTTACCTGGATCTTCTAAGATTTTTATACATAGGGTCGGAAGAACTGCAAGAGCTGGTAATAAAGGTTGGGCTTATTCTATAGTCAATTCTAGTGAATTGCCATATTTGCTCGATTTGGAGATCTTTTTGGGGAAAAAATTGTTATTGACTTCGATGCACGAGGCGAAATGCGAGttgttaaaaaagaaacaaggcGGATCATTTATACCTCCACGTATTAATTATACAGAAAGATTAGTTGTGGGAGCAATTCCAAGATTGGATTTAGAAACATTCCAGGAACTTTATGAAAACTTGCTTCGAAACAATTACGAGATCAAAGTGTTGAAGGATGTTGCAGCAAAGGGTGAAAAATTGTATCATCGCACGAGACAGCCAGCCTCTCAAGAGTCCTTGAAACGAAGCAAGGAGATTTTAGAAACGAATTCTTGGGACGATCAACATTTGTTGTTTGGTgagaatttggaaaaaatgaaggatGATTTTCTTGCCAAGTTGCAGAACCGAAATGTTAAGGAAACTGTTTTtgagttgaagaaaaaaggtgTTAAGGAGAATGATAGTCTTGCAGAATTTATGCACAGAAGAAGGCGGCAGCTTGCTCCAATACAACGGAAAGCacaggaaagaaaagaattgctacaaaaagaaaggctTGCGGGTCTCTCACATGGTATCGAAGAGgaagttttgaaaattgatGGTGAAGCCAGTGGATACAATCAAAATGTTGACGAGGCAGAGCTTCAGGAAACTTTCGAACTCGGCGATGAAGCTCataataagaaaaagacttTTAAAGATCCGCAATTTTTCATGAGCCATTATGCACCCGCCTCAGTCATTCAAGATCAGCAATTATCTATTGCATCATCATTTGCAAATGATGCACAGGCCGCTACTTTTGATTTGGATAATGATGACAAGTTACAGAAAAATAAGCAGCAGGTGATGAAATGGGATAAGAAGAAAGGTAAATACATCAACTCCATGTCAACAGATAAGAAGTATATTATTAGTGAAAATGGTACAAAGATTCCAGCCACGTTTAGATCAGGCAAGTTTGACGAATGGAGGAAGCAGAGGAATTTGAAACCAACCAGTTCATTGACTAACAACGAAACACccgaaaacaacaaacgaTTCAAGCACAAGAAGCAAAGCGTGCCTAAGCTTCCAGATAAGTACAGAGACGATTACCataagcaaaaacaaaaggttGAAAAAGCTCTTGATTCTGGTATGAGAGTTAAAGGCTATAATAAACCTGGAATGCAACAGGAGCTTAAATCGACAGAACAAATTAGAAAGGCCAGAGCAATTAAGGAACAGAGAAGAGCCAAGAATGCACGTCCAAGTAGAAGAAAgtag